In Molothrus ater isolate BHLD 08-10-18 breed brown headed cowbird chromosome 20, BPBGC_Mater_1.1, whole genome shotgun sequence, the following are encoded in one genomic region:
- the GAPVD1 gene encoding GTPase-activating protein and VPS9 domain-containing protein 1 isoform X2 codes for MVKLDIHTLAHHLKQERLYVSSEKALIQRLNADVLKTAERLYRTAWISKQQRINLDRLIITSAEASPAECCQHAKILEDTQFVDGYKQLGFQETAYGEFLNRLRENPRLIASCLVAGEKLNQDNTQSVIHTVFTSIYGNCIMQEDESYLLQVLRYLIEFELKESDNPRRLLRRGTCAFSILFKLFSEGLFSAKLFLTATLHEPIMQLLVEDEDHLETDANKLIERFSPVQQEKLFGEKGTEKFKQRVQEMVDSNEAKLVTLVNKFIGYLKQNTYCFPHSLRWIVSQMYKTLSCVDRLEVGEVRAMCTDLLLACFICPAIVNPEQYGIISDAPINEVARFNLMQVGRLLQQLAMTGSEEGDPRTKSSLAKFDKSCVAAFLDVVIDGRAVETPPMSAVNLLEGLSRTVVYMTYSQLTALVGFMRNVMSSDQLKEDRMALENLLANLPQNKPGKSSSLEMTPYNTPQLSPATTPANKKNRLPIATRSRSRSNMLMDQHGDHEGSSQETIPEVQPEEVLVISLGTGPQITPGMMSENEVLNMQLADGGQGDVPIDENKLHGKPDKTLRFSLCSDNLEGISEGPSNRSNSVSSLDLEGESVSELGAGPSGSNGVEALQLLEHEQATTQDNLDDKLRKFEIRDMMGLTDDRDISETVSETWSTDVLGSDFDPNIDEDRLQEIAGAAAENMLGSLLCLPGSGSVLLDPCTGSTISETTSEAWSVEVLPSDSEAPDLKQEERLQELESCSGLGSTSDDTDVREVSSRPSTPGLSVVSGISATSEDIPNKIEDLRSECSSDFGGKDSVTSPDMDETAHGASHLTSPPSQTDSLLALFDPLSSNEGVSAVVRPKVHYARPSHPPPDPPILEGAVGGNEARLPNFGCHALVPAELEAFKQRHSYPERLVRSRSSDIVSSGRRPMSDPGWNRRAGNEDRELPMASSSAGAAALAAASQSSSSSPSKDSSRGEIEERKDSDDEKSDRNKPWWRKRFVSAMPKAPIPFRKKEKQEKDKDDMVPDRYATLQDDPSPRLSAQAQAAEDILDKYRNAIKRTSPSEGAIVNYDSAEAIGDGESMHDSPRDEALQNMSADDLPDSASQVAQPQGSAFSYRDAKKKLRLALCSADSVALPMLTHSTRNGLPDHTDPEDNEIVCFLKVQLAEAINLQDKNLMAQLQETMRCVSRFDNRTCRKLLASIAEDYRKRAPYIAYLTRCRQGLQTTQAHLERLLQRVLRDKEVANRYFTTVCVRLLLESKEKKIREFIQDFQKLTAADDKTAQVEDFLQFLYGAMAQDAIWQNASEEQLQDAQLAIERSVMNRIFKLAFYPNQDGDILRDQVLHEHIQRLSKVVTANHKALQIPEVYLREAPWPSAQSEIRTISAYKTPRDKVQCILRMCSTIMNLLSLANEDSVPGADDFVPVLVFVLIKANPPCLLSTVQYISSFYANCLSGEESYWWMQFTAAVEFIKTIDDRK; via the exons ATGGTGAAGCTGGACATCCACACGCTGGCCCACCACCTGAAGCAGGAGCGGCTGTATGTGAGCTCGGAGAAGGCGCTGATCCAGCGCCTCAACGCCGACGTGCTGAAGACGGCGGAGCGGCTCTACCGCACGGCCTGGATCTCCAAACAGCAGCGCATCAACCTGGACAGGCTCATCATCACCAG tgcTGAAGCTTCTCCTGCTGAATGCTGCCAGCACGCAAAAATCTTGGAGGACACGCAGTTTGTGGATGGGTACAAGCAGCTGGGATTCCAGGAGACTGCTTATGGAGAATTCCTGAACAGACTGAGAGAGAACCCCAGGCTGATTGCGTCCTGCCTGGTTGCTGGAGAGAAGCTCAACCAGGACAACACCCAGAGTGTCATTCACACAGTCTTCACCTCCATCTATGGCAACTGCATCATGCAGGAGGACGAGAGttacctgctgcaggtgctccGCTACCTGATCGAGTTTGAACTGAAGGAAAGCGACAACCCCAGGCGGCTGCTGAGGCGAGGCACCTGTGCCTTCAGCATCCTGTTCAAGCTCTTCTCCGAAGGACTCTTTTCTGCAAAACTTTTTCTTACCGCTACCTTACATGAGCCAATCATGCAGCTTCTGGTTGAGGATGAAGACCACCTGGAAACCGATGCAAACAAGTTAATTGAGAGATTCTCCCCAGTACAGCAGGAGAAGTTATTTGGagagaaaggcacagaaaagtTCAAGCAGAGAGTCCAAGAGATGGTTGACTCCAACGAGGCCAAGCTGGTGACCCTGGTCAACAAATTCATTGGCTATCTCAAACAAAACACGTACTGTTTTCCCCACAGCTTGAGGTGGATTGTGTCGCAGATGTACAAAACGCTGTCGTGTGTGGACAGGCTGGAGGTTGGCGAGGTCAGAGCCATGTGCACAGATCTCCTTCTGGCCTGCTTCATCTGCCCTGCCATCGTCAACCCGGAGCAGTACGGCATCATTTCTGATGCTCCTATCAATGAGGTGGCAAGATTTAATCTGATGCAG GTTGGGAgacttctgcagcagctggcaatGACAGGCTCTGAGGAGGGAGATCCACGTACAAAGAGCAGCCTCGCTAAATTTGACAAA AGCTGTGTTGCTGCCTTCCTGGACGTGGTGATCGATGGGCGCGCGGTCGAGACTCCGCCGATGTCGGCCGTGAACctgctggaggggctgagccGCACCGTGGTGTACATGACCTACAGCCAGCTCACTGCCCTG GTTGGCTTCATGCGGAACGTGATGTCAAGCGATCAGCTCAAGGAAGATCGGATGGCTTTGGAAAACTTGCTGGCAAATTTACCCCAGAACaaaccagggaaaagcagcagccttgAAATGACTCCATATAACACCCCCCAGCTTTCTCCTGCAACTACTCcagccaacaaaaaaaaccgACTGCCCATAG ccACTCGAAGCAGAAGTAGATCAAACATGCTAATGGACCAGCATGGAGATCATGAAGGATCCTCCCAGGAGACTATTCCAGAAGTGCAGCCTGAAGAAGTGTTGGTGATTTCTTTGGGGACAGGTCCACAGATTACTCCAGGAATGATGTCAGAAAATGAG GTGTTAAACATGCAGCTTGCAGATGGTGGGCAGGGAGATGTCCCCATCGACGAGAACAAGCTCCATGGCAAACCTGACAAAACCTTGCGCTTCTCCCTCTGCAGTGACAATCTGGAAGGAATATCTGAAG GCCCTTCCAATCGCTCCAACTCGGTGTCCTCCCTGGACCTGGAGGGGGAGTCGGTGTCGGAGCTGGGCGCGGGCCCCTCGGGCAGCAACGGCGtggaggctctgcagctgctggagcacgAGCAAG CCACAACTCAGGATAACCTGGATGACAAGCTCCGTAAGTTTGAAATCCGTGACATGATGGGTTTGACTGATGACAGAGACATTTCAGAAACTGTGAGTGAGACCTGGAGCACAGATGTCTTGGGAAGTGACTTCGACCCCAACATTGACGAGGACCGGCTGCAGGAGATTGCAG gtgcagctgcagagaacaTGCTAGGCAGCTTGCTGTGTTTGCCAGGTTCAGGATCCGTGTTGCTTGATCCCTGCACAGGTTCAACCATATCAGAAACCACAAGTGAGGCGTGGAGTGTGGAAGTATTACCAAGTGACTCAG AGGCTCCAGATTTAAaacaggaggagaggctgcaggagctggagagctgctctgggctgggtaGCACGTCTGATGACACTGATGTGAGGGAGGTCAGCTCTCGGCCCAGCACCCCCGGCCTGAGCGTTGTGTCAG GTATTAGTGCAACATCTGAAGATATTCCTAACAAGATTGAGGATCTCAGGTCGGAATGTAGCTCTGACTTTGGGGGCAAAGATTCTGTAACAAGTCCTGACATGGATGAAACAGCCCATG GAGCCAGTCACTTGACATCTCCTCCTTCTCAGACAGATTCTTTGCTTGCATTGTTTGACCCTCTGTCCTCAAATGAGG GTGTGTCAGCTGTAGTAAGGCCTAAAGTGCACTATGCAAGACCCTCTCACCCACCTCCAGACCCCCCCATcctggagggagctgtgggagggaaCGAGGCCCGGCTGCCCAACTTTGGCTGCCACgccctggtgccagcagagctggaagccTTCAAGCAGAGACACTCGTACCCCGAGAGGCTGGTGCGCAGCAGGAGCTCCGACATCGTGTCCTCGGGCAGGAGGCCCATGAGTGATCCTGGCTGGAACAGGAGGGCTGGCAACGAGGACAGGGAGCTGCCCATGGCCTCCAGCAGCGCCGGGGCAGCGGCGCTGGCGGCCGCCTCTCAGTCGTCATCTTCGTCTCCCAGCAAGGACTCCTCCAGGGGAGAG ATTGAGGAACGGAAAGACAGTGATGATGAGAAGTCTGACAGGAACAAGCCCTGGTGGAGGAAACGTTTTGTGTCTGCCATGCCCAAAG CTCCTATTCCatttaggaagaaagaaaaacaagaaaaagacaaagatgaCATGGTGCCTGACAGATACGCAACGCTTCAAG ATGATCCCAGCCCAAGGCTCAGTGCTCAGGCACAAGCTGCTGAGGACATTCTGGACAAATACAGGAATGCAATCAAGAGAACGAGTCCCAGTGAAGGAGCCATCGTGAACTACGACAGTGCAG AGGCGATTGGGGATGGTGAGAGCATGCACGACTCCCCGCGGGATGAGGCTTTGCAGAACATGTCTGCAGACGACCTCCCAGACTCTGCAAGCCAAGTAGCACAGCCACAAGGTTCTGCTTTCTCCTATAG gGATGCAAAGAAGAAATTGAGATTGGCTCTTTGTTCAGCAGATTCTGTTGCCCTCCCGATGCTGACACATTCAACAAGGAATGGTCTCCCAGACCACACAGACCCTGAAG ATAATGAAATTGTGTGCTTCTTGAAAGTTCAGCTGGCTGAAGCCATCAACCTGCAGGACAAAAACCTGATGGCGCAGCTGCAGGAGACGATGCGCTGCGTGAGCCGCTTCGACAACCGCACCTGCCGCAAGCTGCTGGCCTCCATCGCCGAGGACTACAG GAAAAGAGCTCCGTACATCGCTTATTTAACGCGCTGCCGCCAAGGCCTGCAGACCACACAGGCGCACCTGGAGAGGCTCCTGCAGAGAGTCCTGCGAGATAAAGAGGTGGCCAACAGATACTTCACTACAGTCTGTGTGAGGCTACTGCTagagagcaaggaaaagaaaataagggaGTTCATTCAAG ATTTCCAGAAACTCACAGCTGCAGATGATAAAACGGCCCAAGTAGAGGATTTTCTGCAGTTCCTGTACGGGGCTATGGCTCAGGATGCCATCTGGCAGAATGccagtgaggagcagctccaggatgcACAATTAGCCATCGAGCGCAGTGTGATGAATCGCATTTTCAAACTCGCCTTCTACCCTAATCAGGATGGAGATATTTTGCGTGACCA GGTCCTTCACGAGCACATACAGAGGTTATCCAAAGTAGTGACTGCAAACCACAAGGCACTTCAGATACCTGAG GTGTACCTGCGCGAGGCGCCCTGGCCGTCGGCGCAGTCCGAGATCCGCACCATCAGCGCCTACAAAACGCCCCGGGACAAGGTGCAGTGCATCCTGAGGATGTGCTCCACCATCATGaacctgctcagcctggccaaCGAGGACTCCGTGCCTGGGGCTGATGATTTTGTTCCTGTTCTGGTCTTTGTTCTCATAAAG GCAAACCCCCCTTGCCTGCTGTCCACTGTGCAGTACATCAGCAGTTTCTATGCCAACTGTTTGTCTGGAGAGGAGTCCTACTGGTGGATGCAATTCACGGCAGCCGTGGAGTTCATCAAAACTATCGATGACCGCAAGTAG
- the GAPVD1 gene encoding GTPase-activating protein and VPS9 domain-containing protein 1 isoform X1, whose translation MVKLDIHTLAHHLKQERLYVSSEKALIQRLNADVLKTAERLYRTAWISKQQRINLDRLIITSAEASPAECCQHAKILEDTQFVDGYKQLGFQETAYGEFLNRLRENPRLIASCLVAGEKLNQDNTQSVIHTVFTSIYGNCIMQEDESYLLQVLRYLIEFELKESDNPRRLLRRGTCAFSILFKLFSEGLFSAKLFLTATLHEPIMQLLVEDEDHLETDANKLIERFSPVQQEKLFGEKGTEKFKQRVQEMVDSNEAKLVTLVNKFIGYLKQNTYCFPHSLRWIVSQMYKTLSCVDRLEVGEVRAMCTDLLLACFICPAIVNPEQYGIISDAPINEVARFNLMQVGRLLQQLAMTGSEEGDPRTKSSLAKFDKSCVAAFLDVVIDGRAVETPPMSAVNLLEGLSRTVVYMTYSQLTALVGFMRNVMSSDQLKEDRMALENLLANLPQNKPGKSSSLEMTPYNTPQLSPATTPANKKNRLPIGQQLAAITAWDTSATNLSAHITLVTPFATRSRSRSNMLMDQHGDHEGSSQETIPEVQPEEVLVISLGTGPQITPGMMSENEVLNMQLADGGQGDVPIDENKLHGKPDKTLRFSLCSDNLEGISEGPSNRSNSVSSLDLEGESVSELGAGPSGSNGVEALQLLEHEQATTQDNLDDKLRKFEIRDMMGLTDDRDISETVSETWSTDVLGSDFDPNIDEDRLQEIAGAAAENMLGSLLCLPGSGSVLLDPCTGSTISETTSEAWSVEVLPSDSEAPDLKQEERLQELESCSGLGSTSDDTDVREVSSRPSTPGLSVVSGISATSEDIPNKIEDLRSECSSDFGGKDSVTSPDMDETAHGASHLTSPPSQTDSLLALFDPLSSNEGVSAVVRPKVHYARPSHPPPDPPILEGAVGGNEARLPNFGCHALVPAELEAFKQRHSYPERLVRSRSSDIVSSGRRPMSDPGWNRRAGNEDRELPMASSSAGAAALAAASQSSSSSPSKDSSRGEIEERKDSDDEKSDRNKPWWRKRFVSAMPKAPIPFRKKEKQEKDKDDMVPDRYATLQDDPSPRLSAQAQAAEDILDKYRNAIKRTSPSEGAIVNYDSAEAIGDGESMHDSPRDEALQNMSADDLPDSASQVAQPQGSAFSYRDAKKKLRLALCSADSVALPMLTHSTRNGLPDHTDPEDNEIVCFLKVQLAEAINLQDKNLMAQLQETMRCVSRFDNRTCRKLLASIAEDYRKRAPYIAYLTRCRQGLQTTQAHLERLLQRVLRDKEVANRYFTTVCVRLLLESKEKKIREFIQDFQKLTAADDKTAQVEDFLQFLYGAMAQDAIWQNASEEQLQDAQLAIERSVMNRIFKLAFYPNQDGDILRDQVLHEHIQRLSKVVTANHKALQIPEVYLREAPWPSAQSEIRTISAYKTPRDKVQCILRMCSTIMNLLSLANEDSVPGADDFVPVLVFVLIKANPPCLLSTVQYISSFYANCLSGEESYWWMQFTAAVEFIKTIDDRK comes from the exons ATGGTGAAGCTGGACATCCACACGCTGGCCCACCACCTGAAGCAGGAGCGGCTGTATGTGAGCTCGGAGAAGGCGCTGATCCAGCGCCTCAACGCCGACGTGCTGAAGACGGCGGAGCGGCTCTACCGCACGGCCTGGATCTCCAAACAGCAGCGCATCAACCTGGACAGGCTCATCATCACCAG tgcTGAAGCTTCTCCTGCTGAATGCTGCCAGCACGCAAAAATCTTGGAGGACACGCAGTTTGTGGATGGGTACAAGCAGCTGGGATTCCAGGAGACTGCTTATGGAGAATTCCTGAACAGACTGAGAGAGAACCCCAGGCTGATTGCGTCCTGCCTGGTTGCTGGAGAGAAGCTCAACCAGGACAACACCCAGAGTGTCATTCACACAGTCTTCACCTCCATCTATGGCAACTGCATCATGCAGGAGGACGAGAGttacctgctgcaggtgctccGCTACCTGATCGAGTTTGAACTGAAGGAAAGCGACAACCCCAGGCGGCTGCTGAGGCGAGGCACCTGTGCCTTCAGCATCCTGTTCAAGCTCTTCTCCGAAGGACTCTTTTCTGCAAAACTTTTTCTTACCGCTACCTTACATGAGCCAATCATGCAGCTTCTGGTTGAGGATGAAGACCACCTGGAAACCGATGCAAACAAGTTAATTGAGAGATTCTCCCCAGTACAGCAGGAGAAGTTATTTGGagagaaaggcacagaaaagtTCAAGCAGAGAGTCCAAGAGATGGTTGACTCCAACGAGGCCAAGCTGGTGACCCTGGTCAACAAATTCATTGGCTATCTCAAACAAAACACGTACTGTTTTCCCCACAGCTTGAGGTGGATTGTGTCGCAGATGTACAAAACGCTGTCGTGTGTGGACAGGCTGGAGGTTGGCGAGGTCAGAGCCATGTGCACAGATCTCCTTCTGGCCTGCTTCATCTGCCCTGCCATCGTCAACCCGGAGCAGTACGGCATCATTTCTGATGCTCCTATCAATGAGGTGGCAAGATTTAATCTGATGCAG GTTGGGAgacttctgcagcagctggcaatGACAGGCTCTGAGGAGGGAGATCCACGTACAAAGAGCAGCCTCGCTAAATTTGACAAA AGCTGTGTTGCTGCCTTCCTGGACGTGGTGATCGATGGGCGCGCGGTCGAGACTCCGCCGATGTCGGCCGTGAACctgctggaggggctgagccGCACCGTGGTGTACATGACCTACAGCCAGCTCACTGCCCTG GTTGGCTTCATGCGGAACGTGATGTCAAGCGATCAGCTCAAGGAAGATCGGATGGCTTTGGAAAACTTGCTGGCAAATTTACCCCAGAACaaaccagggaaaagcagcagccttgAAATGACTCCATATAACACCCCCCAGCTTTCTCCTGCAACTACTCcagccaacaaaaaaaaccgACTGCCCATAG GACAGCAGTTGGCAGCGATTACTGCCTGGGATACCTCTGCTACCAATCTGTCAGCTCACATAACTCTAGTAACCCCTTTTG ccACTCGAAGCAGAAGTAGATCAAACATGCTAATGGACCAGCATGGAGATCATGAAGGATCCTCCCAGGAGACTATTCCAGAAGTGCAGCCTGAAGAAGTGTTGGTGATTTCTTTGGGGACAGGTCCACAGATTACTCCAGGAATGATGTCAGAAAATGAG GTGTTAAACATGCAGCTTGCAGATGGTGGGCAGGGAGATGTCCCCATCGACGAGAACAAGCTCCATGGCAAACCTGACAAAACCTTGCGCTTCTCCCTCTGCAGTGACAATCTGGAAGGAATATCTGAAG GCCCTTCCAATCGCTCCAACTCGGTGTCCTCCCTGGACCTGGAGGGGGAGTCGGTGTCGGAGCTGGGCGCGGGCCCCTCGGGCAGCAACGGCGtggaggctctgcagctgctggagcacgAGCAAG CCACAACTCAGGATAACCTGGATGACAAGCTCCGTAAGTTTGAAATCCGTGACATGATGGGTTTGACTGATGACAGAGACATTTCAGAAACTGTGAGTGAGACCTGGAGCACAGATGTCTTGGGAAGTGACTTCGACCCCAACATTGACGAGGACCGGCTGCAGGAGATTGCAG gtgcagctgcagagaacaTGCTAGGCAGCTTGCTGTGTTTGCCAGGTTCAGGATCCGTGTTGCTTGATCCCTGCACAGGTTCAACCATATCAGAAACCACAAGTGAGGCGTGGAGTGTGGAAGTATTACCAAGTGACTCAG AGGCTCCAGATTTAAaacaggaggagaggctgcaggagctggagagctgctctgggctgggtaGCACGTCTGATGACACTGATGTGAGGGAGGTCAGCTCTCGGCCCAGCACCCCCGGCCTGAGCGTTGTGTCAG GTATTAGTGCAACATCTGAAGATATTCCTAACAAGATTGAGGATCTCAGGTCGGAATGTAGCTCTGACTTTGGGGGCAAAGATTCTGTAACAAGTCCTGACATGGATGAAACAGCCCATG GAGCCAGTCACTTGACATCTCCTCCTTCTCAGACAGATTCTTTGCTTGCATTGTTTGACCCTCTGTCCTCAAATGAGG GTGTGTCAGCTGTAGTAAGGCCTAAAGTGCACTATGCAAGACCCTCTCACCCACCTCCAGACCCCCCCATcctggagggagctgtgggagggaaCGAGGCCCGGCTGCCCAACTTTGGCTGCCACgccctggtgccagcagagctggaagccTTCAAGCAGAGACACTCGTACCCCGAGAGGCTGGTGCGCAGCAGGAGCTCCGACATCGTGTCCTCGGGCAGGAGGCCCATGAGTGATCCTGGCTGGAACAGGAGGGCTGGCAACGAGGACAGGGAGCTGCCCATGGCCTCCAGCAGCGCCGGGGCAGCGGCGCTGGCGGCCGCCTCTCAGTCGTCATCTTCGTCTCCCAGCAAGGACTCCTCCAGGGGAGAG ATTGAGGAACGGAAAGACAGTGATGATGAGAAGTCTGACAGGAACAAGCCCTGGTGGAGGAAACGTTTTGTGTCTGCCATGCCCAAAG CTCCTATTCCatttaggaagaaagaaaaacaagaaaaagacaaagatgaCATGGTGCCTGACAGATACGCAACGCTTCAAG ATGATCCCAGCCCAAGGCTCAGTGCTCAGGCACAAGCTGCTGAGGACATTCTGGACAAATACAGGAATGCAATCAAGAGAACGAGTCCCAGTGAAGGAGCCATCGTGAACTACGACAGTGCAG AGGCGATTGGGGATGGTGAGAGCATGCACGACTCCCCGCGGGATGAGGCTTTGCAGAACATGTCTGCAGACGACCTCCCAGACTCTGCAAGCCAAGTAGCACAGCCACAAGGTTCTGCTTTCTCCTATAG gGATGCAAAGAAGAAATTGAGATTGGCTCTTTGTTCAGCAGATTCTGTTGCCCTCCCGATGCTGACACATTCAACAAGGAATGGTCTCCCAGACCACACAGACCCTGAAG ATAATGAAATTGTGTGCTTCTTGAAAGTTCAGCTGGCTGAAGCCATCAACCTGCAGGACAAAAACCTGATGGCGCAGCTGCAGGAGACGATGCGCTGCGTGAGCCGCTTCGACAACCGCACCTGCCGCAAGCTGCTGGCCTCCATCGCCGAGGACTACAG GAAAAGAGCTCCGTACATCGCTTATTTAACGCGCTGCCGCCAAGGCCTGCAGACCACACAGGCGCACCTGGAGAGGCTCCTGCAGAGAGTCCTGCGAGATAAAGAGGTGGCCAACAGATACTTCACTACAGTCTGTGTGAGGCTACTGCTagagagcaaggaaaagaaaataagggaGTTCATTCAAG ATTTCCAGAAACTCACAGCTGCAGATGATAAAACGGCCCAAGTAGAGGATTTTCTGCAGTTCCTGTACGGGGCTATGGCTCAGGATGCCATCTGGCAGAATGccagtgaggagcagctccaggatgcACAATTAGCCATCGAGCGCAGTGTGATGAATCGCATTTTCAAACTCGCCTTCTACCCTAATCAGGATGGAGATATTTTGCGTGACCA GGTCCTTCACGAGCACATACAGAGGTTATCCAAAGTAGTGACTGCAAACCACAAGGCACTTCAGATACCTGAG GTGTACCTGCGCGAGGCGCCCTGGCCGTCGGCGCAGTCCGAGATCCGCACCATCAGCGCCTACAAAACGCCCCGGGACAAGGTGCAGTGCATCCTGAGGATGTGCTCCACCATCATGaacctgctcagcctggccaaCGAGGACTCCGTGCCTGGGGCTGATGATTTTGTTCCTGTTCTGGTCTTTGTTCTCATAAAG GCAAACCCCCCTTGCCTGCTGTCCACTGTGCAGTACATCAGCAGTTTCTATGCCAACTGTTTGTCTGGAGAGGAGTCCTACTGGTGGATGCAATTCACGGCAGCCGTGGAGTTCATCAAAACTATCGATGACCGCAAGTAG